The nucleotide sequence GGTGAAGCGCCCCTGGCGGTGAATCCCGCGTCGGTTACTCGGTCTCGTGCTCCTGTTCCCGCTCCCGCACGACCGCGTCGAGCCGGGCGCGGGCCCCGTCCAGCCACTGCTGGCACACCGTCGCCAGTTTCTCCCCGCGCTCCCACAGCGCCAGGGACTCCTCCAGCGTGATGCCGCCGGTCTCCAGTTTACGGACGACCTCGACCAGTTCGTCGCGCGCCTGCTCGTATCCGAGGGACTCCTCGGGGGAGTCCGCCGCCGCGTCCGCGTTCTTCTTGGCCATGGCGCCCAGCCTATGCGGCCCTACCGACGTGCCGGAACGACGTACACGACCGCTCCCCGGTCCTTGCCGAGCACGCTCGCCACGCGCACGGTCACGCCGTACGCCCGCTCGGTGCCGGGGTCGCCGGTGCCCAGTTCGGAACCGCCGTACGGCACGCCGTAGTGCGCGGTGTCGGGGCTGCCGTCGGGCAGGACGACCCGTGTCGAATACGGCGCGCGCGCGGGGACTACGGTGCCTCCGTCGCGGAACCGGTCGACGGGCTGCCCGTCGAGGTATTCGACACCCGCGGCCCACCCGCGCGCGTCGGTGAACGCGGGTTGTCCGGGGAGCGCCGGGAACTCCTGGCACCACTCGCCCCGCGTGTGGCACGCCTCGAAGGGGGCCGTGGGATCGGGGGAGAAGGCCGCGTTCGACGACTGCGCGCGGTTCTCCAGGTTCTTCAGCGGATTGCGCGCGCCGGTGTAGTTGTCGCCGGCCTCGCCGCTCCACCGCAGCGGATCGACGTGTGCGTCGACGAGCAGCACCGACCCCTTCGGGCCGTGGCTGGGAGGATCGTCGAGCGAGAACCGCACGCCGTTGTTCTGGTACTCGGTGTCGCGCAGCCACACCAGCAGCCCCGGCACGTTGTAGGGGACGCGCGCGACCTTCGTGCCCTGGCCGTCGCCCGCGCCGCGCACGGTGGTGTACGCGTAGCGCAGGCCCTCGTCGAAGCCGGTGGGCGTGCGCCACTCCAGGAGGTAGTACTGCTCGCGTTCGAACGAGCCCGACGTGCGCGACCACCCCTCGCCGCGTGTGATCGTCGACGTGCCGAGCACCGGGCGCCAGCCGGCGTCGTCGCTTTCGACGTCGTCGGACCACACCGTCGCGCCGTCCACGACCAGGCTGAAGTCGTCGGCGAACCACCCGCGTTCGGCGAACGCCGCGTCCGTCATGAGGCCGAGGCGCACCTGCACCGTGCGGCCGGCGTACGGGGTGAGGTCGACGCGGTCGTGGCGCCAGCCGCCGCTGTCGCCGGTGAGGCCGTCGGTCTTGCGGAACTCGGCGAGGTTGCGGTTGGGGTCGCGGTAGTCCGGCGGCGTCGTGTGCGGGGTGCCGGCCTCGTCGACGACCGGGAGTTGCCGCCACGTGGCGCCGCCGTCGGTGGAGACCTCGACGAAGCCGAAGTCCCAATCCTCTTCGATCACATAGTCGTTCCACATCCAGAAGGCGGCGTTTTGGGCTCCCGCCGGGACGGTGACGTCGCGCACGATCGCGGTGTCGGCCCATTCCTGGTCGCGGCCCGAGTACCACATGCCGGAGCCGGAGTGCGGCGTGCCGATCCGCACGGTCTCGGGCGGGAGGTCGACCCGCACCGAATCCCGCGTCCCGGCATGGGGTTTCGCGGCGGAGCCGAGGAGGATCGCGCGCTGCGGGTCGTCGACCTCGACGCGCTGGGGGTCGGTCCAGCCGAGGACGTACTTCGACCACGCGCCCATGTGTGCGGGCAGTGACTGGAACAGCGGCCCGCTGTGCGAGCCGGAGGCCATCAAGTCCCAGAAGTCGACGTCGCTTTCGCCGCCGCTGAAGTTGTCGTACAGGTCCGGCAGGCCCAGGTCGTGGCCGAACTCGTGGGCGAAAACGCCGACTCCGGAATCCTCCGGCTGCACGATGTAGTTCGCCACCTTGAGATCGGTGCCGGGGACCTGGTGCCCGCGCAGCACGTTGCCCGCGTGCGCCCAGATCGCGTACGTGCCCTCCGCGCCGCCGCCCGCCGACTTGTCGCGGCCCGCGTGTACGAGGACCAAGTGGTCGATCACGCCGTCGGGTTCGCGCAGGTTGCCGTCGTGGTCGGCGTCGCCGAGGTCTTCCTTGTCGTAGTCGGCCCACGGGAAGTCGGGCTGCGCGGCGGCCAGGGCGTCGACCGCGTCGGTGACGAACTGCCGTACGCCGCGCGGGTTGTCGGGGTGGCCGCTGTTGTCCTGGCGCGGTGCGTCGCAGTGCCCGGCGGCGTACCACGCCTCGGAGTGCGGCACCTTCACCCAGCCGGCCGCCTCGCCGCCGACGCTGTAGGCGCCCTTCGACATCTCCTGGTAGAAGTTGCGCATCGTCAACCCCGTGAGGTCGACGCCGGGTTGCCCGTCCGGCCCGGTCAGGTCGGGGCGTACGCGCTCGGTCAGGCCGGTTTCGGAGTAGAGCGTCGCGTTGTAGTAGGCGGGTGAGAAGTCGGGCACCCACATCGAGTTGTTGTCGTCGCTGCCCGCCGGGTCGGGAAGCCTGTTGTGCAGCGGCCCGTTCATGACCGTGCCCGGCGGCTCGGTCACACAGGTCGGATCGGCGACGCTCGTCGGGCGCGTGAACCCGGAGAAGTCGTCGTTGGCCTGGTCGTTGAACTCGACCAGAATCGTGAGCAGTCGCGCCTCGTGCGTGGCCTCCGGGTCGAGCCCGGCCCGGCGTTCGTTCTCGGCGCGGATCTCCCGCGGGCTCTTCCCGGTCGCGCTCGCCTCGGCCTCGATCGCCGCGAGTCCGCGCGCGGCGGGGGGATTGCCGTCCGCGAACTTCCGGTCCACCGCTTGTGCTTGGCGCGTCGCGGCCTCGATCCGGGCCGACGCGGCGGTGTCCACGGCATGCGGATCCGGCGGCAGATCGTCGCGCGGCGCGACGTAGTTGACGTAGTAGTCGGCCTCGGACGGCACCCACACGGCGGGCGCGTCGGCGGCGGCCCGCGAGGACGACCACGGCGCCGCCCCGGAGACCAGCGCCGCCCCCACTAAAGAGGCGGCGAGCAAACGACGACACAACGGACCGGCACGGCGCATGGCAGCTCCTCGGGGGACGACTCCGGAAGCTTTCGACGTTAGGTTCCCCCGCTCCCGACCATCGCCACCACACCTTCCGCCCCCGCCGAATCACCCCATCGGACGTTCGTGCGGACCGGCGCGGTCAGGGCAGCAGTTCGCCGAGGAGCGTACGGGTCCGGCGCTCGATCTCGTCGCGGATGGGGCGTACGGCGTCGATGTCCCGGCCCGCGGGGTCGTCGAGCCGCCAGTCGAGGTAGCGCTTTCCGGGAAAGACGGGGCAGGCGTCGCCGCAGCCCATGGTGACGACCACATCGGACGCCCGGACGGCTTCGGCGGTGAGCACCCGGGGAGCCTGGCCGGCGATGTCGATGCCGACCTCCCGCATCGCCGCGACGGCCACGGGGTTGACGCGGTCGCCGGGCACCGACCCGGCGGAGAGCACGTCGACGCGGCCCGCGCCCAGGTGGCGCAGGAAGCCCGCGGCCATCTGCGAGCGCCCGGCGTTGTGGACGCAGACGAAAAGCACGGAGGGGCGGTCCGACGGGGTCGGCGGCATGGGGGCGGGATCCTTTCCGGGGTGGGTGGGCGGCCTACGCCGCGCGTGCGGTGCCGCGTCCGAACACGACGGGCACCAGGGCGAGTCCGATCGTCGCCCCGACGACTTGCGCGGCGACGAAGCCGGGCACGGACGCGGGGGCGATCCCGGCGAAGGTGTCGCTGAAGGCGCGGCCGACGGTGACGGCGGGGTTCGCGAATGATGTGGACGAGGTGAACCAGTAGGCCGCACCGACGTAGGACGCGACCGCGACCGGTGCCGCGTGCGCGCGTCCGGTGCGGGCCAGGCCGAAGACCACCAGGACGAGCCCCGCGGTGGCGACGACCTCGCCGAGCAGCAGGTGCCCGGCGGAGCGGTCGTGCGCCGACCAGGAGACCGGCGCGCGGTCGAACATCGCGTTGGCCACGACGGCTCCGAGGACCGCCCCCGCGACGTGGGCGGCGACGTACGCGGCGGCCTCGCGCGCGGTGACGCCGGGACCACCGCGTCGCCTCGTCCACCACTCGGCGAGCGTGACCACGGGATTGAGGTGCGCGCCCGAGACCGGGCCGAGCAGCAGGATCAGCACGCCGAGCCCGAGCACGGTCGCGAGCGCGTTCGCGAGCAGCCGGACGCCGTCATCGGACGACAGCGCGGCGGCCTGGATGCCCGAGCCGACCACGATCATCACGAGCGCGGCCGAGCCCACGAACTCCGCCGCCGCGCGGCGCGCGAGAGGCACGGGCGGCGGCCCGGGGGGTGCGTCGGCCTCCGCGACCGGCTCGTCCGCCGGTACGGCCGGTACGGCCGGTACGGCCGGTACGCCGGTCACGTCGACAGGTCCAACACACCCGCCAGCGCGGCCACCACGGGCGGCGCGACCCGGTAGTACACCCACGTCCCGCGCCGCTCGGACGTCACCAGGCCGGCGTCGCGGAGCTTCTTGAGGTGGTGCGAGACGGTCGGCTGGGAGACCCCGACGTCCTGGATGTCGCAGACGCACGCCTCGCCGCCCTGGTACGACGCGATCAGCGAGAACAGCCGCAGCCGCACGGGATCGCCGAGCGCTTTGAACATCACCGCGATCCGCTCGGAGTCCGCGACGCCCAGCGGCTCGCGCGACAGCGGCGCGCAGCACGGCACCACGGCGTCGTCGCCGTTGTCCACGACCGGGAGCTCTCGCAGATTCGACATACATCGATATTGACAGACGTCGATACACGGTGGCAACGTCGTCTGTATCGACAGTGATCAATACAGCGATCGGAGATCCGCCATGCCCCGCGTCCAACTCGCCCTCCGCGTCCCCAACCTGAACGCGTCGGTCGCCTTCTACACGCGGCTCTTCGGCATCGAACCGGCCAAGCTGCGCGACGACTACGCCAACTTCGCCGTCGCCGAGCCACCGCTCAAGCTCGTCCTCATCCAGGGCGCCGAGGGCGAGCCGACCGCCATGGACCACCTCGGCGTCGAAGTCGAGACCCCCGGCCAGGTCACCGCCGCCACCGCCCGCCTCGCGGCGACCGGGATGACGACCGTCGAGGAGAACGACACCTCCTGCTGCTACGCGCTGCAGGACAAGACATGGGTCCACGGCCCCGGCGGGGAGCCGTGGGAGGTCTACGTCGTCAAGGGCGACGCCGAGAGCCCGGCCCGCCCCGCCGGCAGCGCGTGTTGCGCGCCCGCCCCCGGCGCGCACGCCGGAGCGTGAGGCGCCGCGGAGGTGAAGTGGCGTCGAGGCACCCGGCGTTCGCTACCGTAAGGACTCGGATGGTCACCAACAGCTCCCAATGAAACGGTTGTTCGCCGTGTCCGCGGGCACACCGTCGGTGGGAAGGAGTGGGTCGCATGGGCACACGGGGTAGGCCGAACGACAGCGAGCAGCAGGGCAATCCGATGGACGGCCAGTCGCCGACCATCGGGGGCGGCGACACCGGCACCCGCCGCAAGCCCAAGGACACCGACAAGGACACCGACACGTGAGCGATGCGCCCGACAACGCGTCGGTGCGCCTGCTGGGGAGGGACCGCACGCCGTTCCTCCCCGACAGGCTGTGGCTCGACGGCGCGTGGGTCTCGCGGGCCGACCGTCCCGCCCGATGGGAGGAGGCCGCCCGCGCGGATGTGGCGGTGACGACGCAGACGCGGGGGGTGGTCCCGTCCTCGTCGGCGTCCATGCCGAGCGTGGTGGCGGACATCCTCGACGCGTGTGCGGTGCGACCCGGGCACCGGGTCCTGGAGATCGGCGCCGGCACCGGCTACACCGCCGCGCTGCTGAAGGACCGCGTCGGCCCGCACGGGTCGGTCGCCTCGATCGAGGTCGATCCGGAGGTCGCCGCACGCGCGCGGCGCAACCTCGATGCCGCCGGGGTCGACGTCGAAGTGGTGTGCGGCGACGGCTTCGCCGGTCTGAAGCGGGGAGGCCCGTACGACCGTGTCCACGTGACCTGCGCGATGCGGCACGTGCCCACGGCGTGGCTGGAGCAGTGCGCCGGCGGGAGGATCGCGATGCCGTGGGGGCCCGCGTTCAGTACGGACCGCGTGGTGGCCCTGGACGTGGCCGACGGGCAGGGCGTGGGCCGGTTCGGTGCCGTCGCGTCGTTCATGGTGATGCGCGCGCAGCGGTCCCGCGCGTGGGACGCGTGGCCCGAGGGCGGCGAGACGCGGCCCGTCGACCTCGGCCTCGACTGGCGGCGGCTCGACGGACCCCTGGGCGGATTCGGCGAGTTCGTCGTCGGCCTGCTCCTCCCGGGCGTCACCCACCGCACCAGTGGCGGCGACCCGGAGGACGGCGAACGGGTGGTGTGGCTGGAGCGCGACGGGGTGTACGCGTCCGTCGGTTTCGGGGCGGGTGTTCCCACCACCGCGACCGGCGACGAGCGCCTGATCCGCGACTACGCGGACGCGGTGGCCTGGTGGTACGACCACGGCCGCCCGGAATCCGCCGGCTTCGGCCTGACGGTGACGGCGGACGGCGAACGCGCCCACCAGCGCGTGTGGTTCGGCTCCCCCCACGGGCCCGCTTGGGAGCACTGACCCGTCGCCCCGGGGGCGGGGCGCATCCACGACGAACTTAGGTTAGGCTAACCTAAAATTCCTTCGTGGAGAGGGCTCCGTCATCGCCGGCAACCAACCCCAACGCGGGCAGTCGTACCGGCCGTTCCGGGTGACGGTGAAGGACAGCCGAGAGCTGTCCCCCCACGCCCAACGCGTCACGTTCACGGGAGAGGACTTGTCGCGGCTGGTCGTCGGCGGCCCCGACCAGCGCGTGAAGCTGTTCGTTCCCCGTGACGGAGAGCCCGCGCCGCGCGTCGCGCCTGACGCGGGGACGTGGCGTGACGCGGTGGCCGGGATCCCCGCCGAACAGCGGCCTCATCCCCGGACGTACACGATCCGCGCCCACCGGCCCGACGCGCGCGAGGTGGACATCGACTTCGCGTTGCGCCGGCCGGGCGGACCGGCGTCGCGCTGGGCAAACGAGGCACGGCCGGGCGACAGCCTCGACATGCTCGGCCCGATCGTCCGCGAGAACGGCGGCTTCACCTTCCAAGACCGGCCGCGCGACCGCCAGTTGCTGGTGGGCGACCAGGCGGCGCTGCCCGCGATCGGCGCGATCCTGGAGTCGCTTCCCCCCGGAGCACGCGGAGACGCCGTCATCGCCGTCCCGACGGACGCGGACCGGCAGCGGCTCGCGGCGCCCGACGGCGTGAACGTGACATGGCTGCCGGGTGCCGACGGTCAGGCGATCCTGAACGCCGTGGCCGAGACGGACGTACCGCGTGGGGGTGTGTACGCGTGGCTGGCCGGTGAGACGTCGACGGTCAGCGCCGTCCGGCGGCACTTGGCGGAGCGGGGCGTCGACCGCTCCTCGATGACGTTCATGGGCTATTGGCGCCACGGTCACAGCGAGGAGGGGAGGCTTCAGCCGAAGCCCGCAGCCGAACGGCGGCAACAGCGCGGCGTGACGGCCGCCGCGCAGGGTTTCGCCCCCGTACGGTCGGGCGCGGACGCCCGGGCCCAGCGGTCGACGCGGACGCACGTCGAGCGGCCGGTCGACCTGCGCCCCGATCCCGAACTGCGTTTTCGCCCGGGATTCCGGGGCGCGCGCAAGACGCACCCCGCGCTGTCCCTGGCGGTCGAGACGACGATCAAGCGGATGGCCTGACGGGGTTGAGGGCGCGGCTCAGGCGTGCTTGACGGTGGTGGTGAGGGTGGTCCAAGAGGCGGCGGGGATGGTGAGGTTGCCGCGGGAGGTGTCTTTGCTGTCGCGAACGGCCATGGTGTGAGGGCTGATACGCGCTCCCTCGACGCACTCGCCGCCGCTGTTGTCGCTGTAGCTGGACTTGAACCAGTGAACGGACTTGGGCGTGGAGGCCATGGCGTCAGCGCTCCCTCTTGAGCGCGGTGGTCAGGGCGTTCCACGAGGTGGTGCCGATGGTGAGGTTGCCGCGGGAGGTGTCTTTGCTGTCACGGATCGCCATCGCGACGGTGCCGAGGCGTGCGCCTTCGATGCACTCGCCGCCGGAGTTATTGCTGTAGCTGGACTTGAACCAGTCCCCAGACTGGGGCGTGGAAGTCATGTGGTTAAAGCTCCTTGATGGCCTGGTCGATCATGCGCAGGGAATCTTGCGGGCTGGACGCGACGGCCTGCAACTCGTCGAAAGCCTCTTGGTATTTGGTTACCACGCGATCCTCTCGGACGACCCAGTCGTCGGCAAGCTTCTCCATGTAGATCAGCGGCCTGAGCCCGGCGTCCTTGGCAAATGCCAAGATCGTGAACTGGCCGTCCATGGCCGGGTGCACGCCGACCTTGAACGGCACAACTTGCAGTCTCACGTTTGGCAGCCGTGCCAGATCGGCCATGTATCCGAGTTGCTGGCGCGCGACCGCCGTGCCGCCGACCTCGCGGCGCAGTACGGATTCGTTCACGACAGCGGTCAGTTTGAGCGGTGAGTCGGGACGATGCAGCACCTCCTGCCGCGTCATGCGCATAGTCACGAGCAGATCGACATCCGCCTCGTCCAAGCCGATGTGTGCGGCTTGGTGGAGGGCTCGTACGTACGGCTCGGACTGCAACAGCCCAGGGACGAACTCTGATTGATATGTCTGCAAGCGCTCAGCCGTCGCCTCTTGCCCGATGAACGCCCTCAAACTCGGCCGGATCACCGGCCGGAACTTCGGCGACTGCCACCAATCCCGCCGCGTCTTCGTGACGACCGCGTAGCCCTCCAGCACCGACCGCGTCTCCGCGTCCGCCCCGTACACCTCGCACAGCGCCATCACGTCCGTTAACTCCACGATGGCGTTCTCGCCCTTCTCCAGCCGCGTGATCTTCGACGGGCTCCACAGCAGCCGCTTGGCCACCGCGCCCGCCTTGTGGCCGGATTCCATTCTGAGCCTGCGCAGTTCGGTACCGAGCTGGAGCCGGCACAGGGCAGGGGGCGCGGATTCCATATCTCCCGTCATCACAGGACCTTTCTCCCACGGCGTGGACGGATATTCTGCGGCGGCGCGTGACGTTCTGCGGCGCGGCAGAACGTCACCATGCGCGGGGAACTCTCCTTGGTTCCCACGGCCGTTGCCTGGAAAAGCGAGAAGCGATTTCCCGCCACGAGTGTATCCGCCGACCCCGCCGGGCTGTCACCGTTTCTCTTAACGGACCGTCCGTACGCATTAAGGGTGTGTACGGCAAAGGGAAGGCGTACTCGGCATGTTCACCGCAATGGTTCGCCATTCGATCAGCGACGCCACGGACACCGCTCGGCGCCTTGCCGCCGCATTCGATGTGGCGGGTTTGCAACTCCCCGATGTGGCACCGGTGTTGCTTCCTGACGGCGCGGCCGGCGTGCGTATCGGCCCGGTGCCCGCCGCCCTGGCCGCGCGGCTCGCGGAGCGGTTGGAGGAGTGGGCGTGACGGGCGGCGCGCCGAACAGCCGTCCGGACGGGGAGGATTCGCCGAACGCCGTGCGTCCCTACGTCTCCTGGCTCCGTATTCGCCCCGATATAGGCACGTACCCCCGGGAGTTCCGGCCCACCATCGTGCTCCGGCCCCGGCCGCCGGTCGATTTGGTGGCGTGGGGCGTCGATACCGCGCACGCGGCGTTGGCACTGACCCGGGGCCACGCCTATGCCGAGGATTTCGACTTCCGCGTGCGGGAGTCGTTCGCCGGTTACGGCGGCAAGATGAGCCAGGCCCCGCTGATCCCCATCGCCCTGCGCCACTTCGAGCGCCGCGAGGTCACCTATGGGCTCGGATGGTGGCTCGTCCCCCATTCCGCGATCCCACCGCTCGACCGTGAAAACGCCCGCATCGCGTTACGCCGGGCCTGGACCCAAATAGGCGCCGAAGGCGCCGAGTTCCCGACACCCCCGAACGACCCTTGCGGCCCACAATCCCTCCGCCCCGCCATCACCGACCGCTGGATCACCGGCCGCCGCGGGTGACAGGACGGCGAAGAACTTCGGAATACCGGAAGGAAGCGAAATGGCCCGAGAGATGAAGCACAAGAAGTCCGTTCCGTGCGCGCTGTGCCAGGGAACTGGAAAGATCACGTACAACGAGGACGGCAAGCGCGTCATCCGGGCGTGCGGCCGGTGCGACGGCACGGGAACGGTGGGCTGATGGCGAGTGTGGCCGTGACTCTTCTGGGGAGGGACCGCGCCGCGTTCCTGCCCGACGTGGTGTGGCGGAGCGACGGCGGCGAATACGCGCGGATCGACCGGCACACGGACCACGCGGCATGGCGGGACGCCGCCGACGCGGATTGCCCGCTGGTCACCCAGTGGGACGACGGAGCCGACGAGAACTCCGCCGGGAAGCCGACGTGTTCGCTGTCGCTGCCGACCGCCGTGCGCCGCATGCTCGACGCGTGCGACATCCGGCCCGGGCAGCGCGTGTTGGAGGTGGGTACGGGCTGCGGCTACACGGCCGCGTTGCTGAAGGACCGGGTCGGGCCGGAGGGTTCGGTCACCTCGGTGGAGGTCGACCCGGTTCTCGCCGCCGCGGCGCGCGAACGGCTCGACGCCGCCGGAGTCGCGGTCGACGTCGTCCGCGGCGACGGGCTGAAGGGCTGGGAAACGTCGGCGCCGTACGACCGCGTGCACGTCACGTGCGGGATCCGGCGGCTGCCGTCGGCATGGTTGCGGCAGTGCCCGGACGGCGTGCTGGTGCTGCCGTGGGGCTCGTCACACGAAGGCCGGGACAACCGGCTGGTCACCCTCACGGTGTCGGACGGCGTCGCGGTCGGCCCGATCGGCGCGTCGCTGTGGTTCATGGAGGCGAGGTCGCAGCGGCCGGTGCCGTGGGGTGAGTGGCCCGACACCGGGGCCGTGACCAAAGCGGAACTCCCGGTCTCCTGGCGGGAGATCGATGCCGCGGTCACCGACGCCGACCGGTTCGTGCTGGGGCTGCTGCTGCCCGGGACCCGGCTCTGGGCCTCCGGGCACACCGACGACGAAGACGGCCGCGTGGCCTGGCTGGAGCGTGCGGGAGAGTACGCGTCGGTCGGGTTCGGGTGGAGCGTGCCGACGACCGTGGCCGGCGACGGCCGGCTTGCCGAGGACTTCGCCCGAGCGGTGCGCTGGTGGCACGATCACGACCGCCCACCGGCGGACGGCTTCGGCCTCCGCGTCACCCCGGACGGCGAATTCGCCTGTGAGGAGGTGTGGTTCGGCTCGCCGGACGCCCCGGTGCGTCTGCGATGACTCAGGCGGCGAACGGCTCGATCTCCCCCGCGAAGACGATGATCTGGTCGATGAGGCTCCGTCGCAGATGGACGACATCCGTGCCCGCCAGGCGGGGGCCTCCGTCGGGCGTGGTGAAGACCCACTGGTACCGCGCCCATTCGTCCGGCATGTCCACCGCCGAGCAACGCACCATCGTGCCGGTCCCCGCCGGGTGGTGTCGGATGTCCAGCACGAACCGCTCGACCGCGCCGATTCCTTCGCTGCGGCCCAACGGCCCCCAGAAGACCACGTCGGAGGTCAGGGCCTGCGGGAGCAGGGAGGTCACGGAGCTGTCGTCCGAGGCGTTGAACGCGGAGATGAACGTGTCGATCGCGGAGCGTGCGGTCTCTTCCTGCATGCCCCAGTAATACCAGCCGTTTCGCGTGGGCTCGTCCCACGCCGCGGGGGCGCGGCCCGGGCCGCGTGGGGCGTACGGTCTCGTGCGGACGGCGAATCCCGTGCCACGCCTCGTGGTTCGGCAATTGTTCGGACCCGGTGGCCCGCGGACGGCCGGACGGTTTCGGCAAGCGGGCTACGAGTCGGCGACGACCACCGTCACGCGCCCGTCCGCGACGCGCGCCGTCAGCTTCTCGCCCGAGGCCACCTCGTCCGGCCGCCGCACCGCCTGCCCGTTGCCCTTCTGCAGAACCGCGTAGCCGCGCTCCAGCGTCGCCGCGGGGGACAGCGCGACGACCCGGGCACGCGTGTGCTCCAAGTCGGTCGCCGCGTGGTCGAGGCGGTGGCGGAGGGTGCGGCGGGCCCGGTCGGTCAGGGACGCGACCTCGTCCTCGCGCGTCTCGACCGCGCGGTACGGGTCGGCGAGCACCGGCCGGGTGCGCACCGACGCGAGGCCGTGCTCCTCACGCTCGATCCGCATCGCGATCGTGTGCCGGGCGCGGTCGCGGAGTTGCCGGACGCGCGTCTGCTCCTCGCCGACATCCGGCACCATCTTCTTCGCGGCGTCGGTCGGCGTCGACGCGCGCAGGTCGGCGACCAGGTCGAGCAGCGGCGCGTCCGGCTCGTGGCCGATCGCGCTCACGACCGGGGTCGTACACCGGAAAACGGTGCGGATCAGGGCCTCGTCGGAGAACGGCAGCAGATCCTCCACGCTGCCGCCGCCGCGCGCGATCACGATGACGTCCACCGACGGGTCGGCGTCCAACTCCTCGACCGCGGCGATCACCTGCGGCACCGCGTGCACGCCCTGCACCGCGACGTTCCGCACCTCGAACCGCACGGCCGGCCACCGCCGCCGCGCGTTCTCCAGCACGTCGCGCTCGGCGGCGCTCGCGCGCCCGCACACGAGGCCGATGCGGTGCGGCAAAAACGGCAGCGGCGTCTTGTGGCGCGGATCGAACAGCCCCTCACCGGTCAGCGCCCGCTTCAGGTGCTCCAGCCGGGCCAGCAACTCGCCGATCCCCACCGGGCGGATCTCGGCGGCGCGCAACGAGAGCGTGCCGCGCGGCGCGTACCACTCGGGTTTCGCCTGCACGACCACGCGCGCGCCCTCGGCGACCACGTCGGCGACCGCGTCG is from Yinghuangia sp. ASG 101 and encodes:
- a CDS encoding helix-turn-helix domain-containing protein, whose protein sequence is MESAPPALCRLQLGTELRRLRMESGHKAGAVAKRLLWSPSKITRLEKGENAIVELTDVMALCEVYGADAETRSVLEGYAVVTKTRRDWWQSPKFRPVIRPSLRAFIGQEATAERLQTYQSEFVPGLLQSEPYVRALHQAAHIGLDEADVDLLVTMRMTRQEVLHRPDSPLKLTAVVNESVLRREVGGTAVARQQLGYMADLARLPNVRLQVVPFKVGVHPAMDGQFTILAFAKDAGLRPLIYMEKLADDWVVREDRVVTKYQEAFDELQAVASSPQDSLRMIDQAIKEL
- a CDS encoding protein-L-isoaspartate O-methyltransferase family protein is translated as MASVAVTLLGRDRAAFLPDVVWRSDGGEYARIDRHTDHAAWRDAADADCPLVTQWDDGADENSAGKPTCSLSLPTAVRRMLDACDIRPGQRVLEVGTGCGYTAALLKDRVGPEGSVTSVEVDPVLAAAARERLDAAGVAVDVVRGDGLKGWETSAPYDRVHVTCGIRRLPSAWLRQCPDGVLVLPWGSSHEGRDNRLVTLTVSDGVAVGPIGASLWFMEARSQRPVPWGEWPDTGAVTKAELPVSWREIDAAVTDADRFVLGLLLPGTRLWASGHTDDEDGRVAWLERAGEYASVGFGWSVPTTVAGDGRLAEDFARAVRWWHDHDRPPADGFGLRVTPDGEFACEEVWFGSPDAPVRLR
- a CDS encoding nuclear transport factor 2 family protein yields the protein MQEETARSAIDTFISAFNASDDSSVTSLLPQALTSDVVFWGPLGRSEGIGAVERFVLDIRHHPAGTGTMVRCSAVDMPDEWARYQWVFTTPDGGPRLAGTDVVHLRRSLIDQIIVFAGEIEPFAA
- the xseA gene encoding exodeoxyribonuclease VII large subunit translates to MALTTSADSPVPVSEISRLIGGWIDRLGAVWVEGQITQLSRRPGAGVVFLTLRDPSVDVSISVTCYRRVFDAVADVVAEGARVVVQAKPEWYAPRGTLSLRAAEIRPVGIGELLARLEHLKRALTGEGLFDPRHKTPLPFLPHRIGLVCGRASAAERDVLENARRRWPAVRFEVRNVAVQGVHAVPQVIAAVEELDADPSVDVIVIARGGGSVEDLLPFSDEALIRTVFRCTTPVVSAIGHEPDAPLLDLVADLRASTPTDAAKKMVPDVGEEQTRVRQLRDRARHTIAMRIEREEHGLASVRTRPVLADPYRAVETREDEVASLTDRARRTLRHRLDHAATDLEHTRARVVALSPAATLERGYAVLQKGNGQAVRRPDEVASGEKLTARVADGRVTVVVADS